A window of Bacillus sp. DX3.1 genomic DNA:
AAAATATTTAATATAGTAAGAATAGATAAAAATACAAATTAAAAAACCGACATAAACTCCTTCTTTTTAGGTGGGAGAGAGCATCCATTCATGCATAGAAGCGGTCAGATCCTTTTCCAGCCCAGACATAGTGAAAACAAAGAGAGAAAATAGAGAGAACAAAAAAATAGAGAGATTCCACCTCTCTATTCCGTTAATGCATATAAAAATTTTTGTAATATTTTTTCTGTCGTTTTATTTAATTTCGGTAATTTATCGGCAGGGAAATATCGAATATCTAATCCTTCTTCATCACACTTCATTTTCCCAATCACATGGTACGCTTGAAAAAGATTGATGACATTGAAAATCTCATCTCCATTCGGATAGCGATAATACAATTCTTTACCGGAAAGAACACCGAGAAACTGTAATGTCTCAGCCTCTAATCCCGTTTCCTCTAACAGTTCTCGCCGAGCTG
This region includes:
- a CDS encoding NUDIX hydrolase, coding for MGYIEELRNLVGTRPLILVGSAVIILNEKQEVLLQYRSDTYDWGVPGGAMELGETTKETARRELLEETGLEAETLQFLGVLSGKELYYRYPNGDEIFNVINLFQAYHVIGKMKCDEEGLDIRYFPADKLPKLNKTTEKILQKFLYALTE